In a genomic window of SAR324 cluster bacterium:
- the fliN gene encoding flagellar motor switch protein FliN — protein MSSLGLSSDTSGVLHTTKFIEDVPMIMSVEIGRNDMLIRDILALKKGSVIEFMKVVGEPMDVVVNERLMARGEVVVVNERYGIRISEVTRPDEKIGDKRE, from the coding sequence ATGAGTAGTTTGGGATTGAGTAGTGATACCTCTGGGGTATTGCACACTACCAAATTCATAGAAGACGTGCCGATGATCATGTCCGTGGAAATCGGACGCAACGACATGCTCATCAGAGATATCCTGGCTCTGAAAAAGGGTTCAGTGATCGAATTTATGAAGGTTGTTGGTGAACCTATGGATGTGGTTGTCAACGAGAGACTAATGGCGCGTGGTGAAGTCGTGGTTGTGAACGAACGCTACGGAATTCGCATCTCCGAGGTAACGCGTCCCGATGAAAAAATTGGCGACAAACGCGAGTAA
- a CDS encoding ABC transporter ATP-binding protein: protein MSDRPLLQMQHLSHSFPEKRGLLQQTASSSPVLQDINLVIQPQEIVGLVGESGCGKSTLARLLLRIYEPTSGQIQFAGEDIHKFKAREYYGRVQMIFQDPFSSLNPKLKIGFLLREMWNLHQPESATTAKLNKLLDEVGLPANALDKYAHEFSGGQRQRIAIARALAASPEMLVADEPVSALDVSIQAQILKLLQQLRKERNLTLLFISHDLAVVDQLCDRILVLYRGRLMEELPKQQLDQARHPYTRLLLDSLPSYTKRETGLPIAPVEAEDAPIPGCPFVHRCSESQGICSQRMPQWSSLSQGHRVACHAVKSS, encoded by the coding sequence TTGTCTGACCGTCCTTTGCTGCAGATGCAGCATCTCTCTCATTCCTTTCCGGAAAAACGCGGTCTGCTTCAGCAGACCGCCAGTTCCTCCCCAGTACTACAAGATATCAATTTAGTAATTCAGCCTCAGGAAATCGTTGGTCTTGTTGGTGAATCAGGCTGTGGAAAATCGACATTAGCGCGCTTGTTGTTGCGGATCTACGAGCCAACCAGTGGGCAGATACAGTTTGCTGGCGAAGATATTCACAAATTCAAGGCCCGTGAGTACTACGGTCGTGTACAGATGATTTTTCAGGATCCATTCTCCTCACTGAATCCGAAGCTGAAAATCGGTTTTCTTCTTCGAGAAATGTGGAACCTACATCAACCAGAATCTGCGACGACTGCGAAACTCAACAAGCTGCTTGATGAAGTTGGGTTACCAGCCAATGCACTGGATAAGTATGCGCATGAATTCAGTGGGGGACAGCGACAAAGAATCGCCATTGCTAGAGCGCTTGCTGCTAGTCCAGAAATGTTGGTTGCTGATGAACCCGTCTCTGCGCTTGATGTCTCCATTCAGGCTCAAATTCTGAAGCTCCTTCAGCAACTTCGCAAAGAACGGAACCTCACACTGCTTTTCATTTCTCATGATCTAGCTGTGGTTGACCAACTCTGTGATCGCATTCTGGTGCTGTATCGTGGAAGATTGATGGAAGAATTGCCAAAACAACAGTTAGATCAAGCACGACACCCCTACACAAGATTATTGCTGGACAGCCTACCATCTTACACAAAAAGAGAGACAGGGTTGCCAATTGCGCCTGTCGAAGCAGAAGACGCGCCTATTCCGGGCTGTCCATTCGTCCATCGTTGTTCAGAATCGCAGGGTATCTGTTCCCAAAGGATGCCCCAATGGAGTAGCCTTAGCCAAGGGCATCGGGTCGCCTGCCATGCAGTGAAGTCGTCATGA